Genomic window (Ammospiza caudacuta isolate bAmmCau1 chromosome 10, bAmmCau1.pri, whole genome shotgun sequence):
TAGACTGTGTCCTGCAGGTAGGTGCCACAGCCAAAGTCAATCAGTTTGGCCTGCCCGGTGTCCAGGTCAACCAGGATGTTCTCTGGCttgatgtccctgtgcaggaccccgcagctggtgcagtgccgcacggcctccagcacctggcggaACAGCTCCCGCGCCTCCTCCTCGGGCAGGAACCGCCGTGCCCGAATGAAACGCTGCAGGTCCTGACACTGCTCTGGCCGCTCCAGCACCATCACGATGCAGTTGGGGAGCTCgagccactccagcagctggaccACACCGGGGAAGCCAGTAGACACCTTGGTCAGCAGCACAACCTCCAGGGGTGCGCTGGTGCCGTCGGGCTGCGGAAGGAGCACGACGCCGTCAGTGGGGCCGATGCCGTGCCGGGTCTGGGgaagccctcagccagcccgggATGCTCTGCGCCCTGCGCTGGCCCCACGCCCGCTCTCCCTCGGGGCGTCCTGGCGGCTCCCACCGTGCCGGGCCCCGGCTCATCCCcggccggcagccccggctgctggccccgctcactcaccagctcgCCCCAGTGCCGGACGCGGTTCCGTGGCACCCTTTTGATGGCCACCTGcaagccaagggcagcagcggGGTGAGCTCGCTGCCCGTACTGCGAGCCCCATCCTCCGCCCtccgccctcctcctcctgcatcccctcctcctcctgcgcccgccgccggccccgccgctcaccGGGGCGCCGTCCGAGAGCCGCGTGGCCGCGAAGACTCTGCCGAAGCCGCCGCGCCCCAGCAGCGATCCCAGCCGGtaccgctcctgcagggcctcctgcgccgtccctgcgggcgggacgcggctgtCAGCGCTCGGCCCGGGTCCAgcaacggcccccgagcgcccctcacccgccccgggccggccatgCCCGGGCGTTCGCTCCCGGGAACGCGGCACgggaggctcggggccggcggccgcgctgccgagcggcggagctcgggccggggaagccgcagtggaggcggcgggagcggccgcgccgcgtgtgtgctccgcgggccccgggagaagccggggccggggccggcgccgGGGCTGtggccgggggcggggccgaggccgggtccggggccgggctcgggccaggcggagccgaagggcggcgatgccgccccagccccaggcactgatgcccgcccagcagcgccaccgccagtacacccagagccgggcggaggcgagaccgcggcgggacggccggggccgggcacggggcagccccgcccggggccgggggcgggccgg
Coding sequences:
- the LOC131561686 gene encoding serine/threonine-protein kinase pim-1-like produces the protein MSGLLTPPGRAMPPARPRPRAGLPRARPRPSRRGLASARLWVYWRWRCWAGISAWGWGGIAALRLRLARARPRTRPRPRPRPQPRRRPRPRLLPGPAEHTRGAAAPAASTAASPARAPPLGSAAAGPEPPVPRSRERTPGHGRPGAGEGRSGAVAGPGPSADSRVPPAGTAQEALQERYRLGSLLGRGGFGRVFAATRLSDGAPVAIKRVPRNRVRHWGELPDGTSAPLEVVLLTKVSTGFPGVVQLLEWLELPNCIVMVLERPEQCQDLQRFIRARRFLPEEEARELFRQVLEAVRHCTSCGVLHRDIKPENILVDLDTGQAKLIDFGCGTYLQDTVYTHFAGTLSYSPPEWNDFGWYHGEAATVWSLGILLHQMVCGEHPFRRGQNLSWGQLPLPQRLSQECKDLIRWCLSVNSLDRPTLEDLFCDPWMWDIPLP